One Periophthalmus magnuspinnatus isolate fPerMag1 chromosome 4, fPerMag1.2.pri, whole genome shotgun sequence genomic window, aATACACACAGGCAACAGTacaaaatactaataaaatgtatgaaaacttCTGACTTCGAaaaaattaacacaaaaatgtaaaaaaaaattaaaaaaaatcctcctctcattattctggcatttagcaaatagaaataattttggtaatcttaattgacctaaaacagtaaaagtttagtctgatttcatgtcagacagtggggGAAAAGtctatgtctttttatatagtctatgttgACTTGTGGTTTCagttgtatgtttttcaagtcaAACcctgaaaacaaatgaaaatattcGGGCCATTAAGTAGAGGTTAAGAGCTGATTTTAGagatataaataaaagtaaagtctTTTTGTTTGATATGTCGCAAAGCAAACTTAGAAAGGCCAACACAAGGAAGCCATTTAAAATctcaaatgtttactttttgtaCCTGTTTTTAGCGACTACAAATAACCAGCTGTCAGGACTTATATCTCATTTCtgaatgtaaaagtattatatAAAATTGCTGCATATTATACGATTACTTAGGAATATTTCACTGTCAGTTTTGCATTGTTTTAGCTGAATCTATTGCAATTTTCTAGAAATTGAAAGCATTCACATTTCTTGGAACTTGGAATCACTTTTcatttatacaaatatttagcttGTTGACATTAAGCAAACAGCAGGTGACCTTATAGagcttttttatttcaatatgcTGTTGCTATCTTTTGTTTGTATAGTCAAATATACCAAATATGAAAACAATATTTCTGAACTCTAATTATTTGTGGTGATAATATAATAAAGAACATAACTTTCAAGATCAGGCACAAGACTTCTAATGCCCTATTACTGATTAATTTTATACACTATTccaaagtttagttttgttctCGTGGATCAAATTTCACTCCATCCTTATAATTTAGTAGGGTACAAGGTTTAGGTAAAgaagattcagatcagagagagtccttttaggtttttGAATTTCAGCATTTTCTGCTTTCTGAATGGATACTCATCGTGaaaaccaaaatacaaaattattcttattattcagGCAAAAAGCTTGGtcatcatgttttttgtgtttaagaATAAATCCACATTacaattattatcagtaaaagctaaaCGATTTGAACATGTCTCATTTTTATGGAATTTAGAATCAAAATCTTACGTACAAttcctttaatattttttcttttttctgtctttttcaggCGTCTGACCACACAAGTTCATAGACTCACCAACCACTACTTTACTACCAAGATGGACGAGGGACACTGCTAACATCCGCTTGCAATAATCCCATTCGTGTGCAGTTTTTCCCACTATGAGGGACCTACCATTCTTATCCATCCCTTGCACCACACCTGGATTATTTAGGAGACCAACAGAAGCGGACTGGACTTGACAACTTTATTAattattgttcatatttgtTCCCACCATGTACATGAATCTTCGACGCATTCATAAAATCCAGTTCGCTCGCTTGCTGACCACTGGTTTGGTTTTCTGCGTCGTCATGCTCTACTGGGAGGAGTTGGACCATCACGTCGTGAGCCATGTCCGCTCCTATTCTTACCGCTACCTGGTCAACAGTTACAACTTCCTCAACTCTTCGAACACGCTCAAAGGAAATTCCATAAATCCACCTTTTCATCCGTACATTATAAACCAATTGGAAAAATGTAGCGGCAGTGATGATATCCTATTGCTTTTGTTCGTGAAATCGCCTCCGCAGAATGTCGATCGGCGGCGCGACATCAGGGAAACTTGGGGCAACATGGACAGTGTTGGAAAGAAATTGAATGCgaatgtaaaaattatgttTGTTCTCGGAGTGCATCCAGATAAATCTCAAAGAAAGACGAGCCAAAAGCAAATCGAAAATGAAAATCAGATCTACAAAGACATCATTCAACAGAACTTTATGGACACATTTCATAACTTAACCATCAAGTTGATCATGCAGTTCCATTGGGCGGTCAAGCACTGCCCGAAAGCCAAGTTTGTCATGTCCGCCGATGACGATATTTTCGTCCACATGCCGAATATGGTCCGGTATTTGAGGAAGTTGGAGCAAAAGCAGGTGACAAACTTTTGGGTGGGGCATGTACACAGGGGTGCTCCTCCAGTCAGACGCAAGGTGAGCAAATATCACGTCCCGGTGGAGATGTATCCGTGGCCCTCGTATCCGGACTACACAGCCGGGGCGGGTTATGTAGTTTCTGGAGATGTTGCGGCAAAAATTCACCAAGTTTCGCAGCTCTTAAACTCTTCCATGCACATCGACGACGTTTTCATGGGGATGTGCGCGCAAGCTATTGGAGTTACCCCCCAGGATTACGTGTACTTTTCGGGTGAGGGTACGACGAGGTATCATCCGTGCATTTACGCGAATATGATAACTTCACATGGACACGCAGACGACGTGAGGGTGCTTTGGAAAGAGGCGACGGATCCGAATGTGG contains:
- the b3gnt5a gene encoding lactosylceramide 1,3-N-acetyl-beta-D-glucosaminyltransferase A, giving the protein MYMNLRRIHKIQFARLLTTGLVFCVVMLYWEELDHHVVSHVRSYSYRYLVNSYNFLNSSNTLKGNSINPPFHPYIINQLEKCSGSDDILLLLFVKSPPQNVDRRRDIRETWGNMDSVGKKLNANVKIMFVLGVHPDKSQRKTSQKQIENENQIYKDIIQQNFMDTFHNLTIKLIMQFHWAVKHCPKAKFVMSADDDIFVHMPNMVRYLRKLEQKQVTNFWVGHVHRGAPPVRRKVSKYHVPVEMYPWPSYPDYTAGAGYVVSGDVAAKIHQVSQLLNSSMHIDDVFMGMCAQAIGVTPQDYVYFSGEGTTRYHPCIYANMITSHGHADDVRVLWKEATDPNVDKMSEGFLMNLYCTAVKIALLCVPHLQNTYGCMGAFTFT